The Candidatus Dormiibacterota bacterium genomic sequence GGTGCGCCGCTCCACCAGATTCGCCGCATGGAGCCGGGCCTCCCCCCGCTGGTCACGGCTGTCGTTCCGCCTCACGAGGGTGCGGGGGAGGGGTGGGCGAGAGGGATGGGGGCGGACGACGCCCTCTCGTGACCGGAGGGAAGGCCCGGCAGTTTGGGGGGCTGGGGGAGGTGGCGGTCGGTCGGATGCACGGTGGATCCTCCACCGGCCGGTCCGACCGGGCGCTGCTGATACTAACATAACTGTAATCTTACAGGTGCCCACCGGCGGCCGGGGTCGTTGAGGGATCGTTCAGGGTCCGTCGACTACGTTCGTCCCATGAGCGCAGAGCAGCTTCGGCGGTACATCGGCTGCCGCGTCGTCGACGAGAGGGGGCACCCCCTGGGACGGGTCGTCGGCATCACCCACCACGGTGACGGCGGGGCGAGCGCCCTGGTGTCGGGGGGGCCATGGCCCTGGAGCGACGGTCTCCAGGTCCCCCTTGACGGTGCAGCGACCGCCGGCGGGCTGCTCCAGGTGCGACCCACCGCCGACCTGTCGCCGGCCCCGCCGGCGACCGCTGACAGAGCGGAGGGATCGGGGTGAACCTGGATCTGCTGGCGCTGCTCATCATCGGCGTGCTCGCGGTGATGAGCTTCGCCTACGTC encodes the following:
- a CDS encoding PRC-barrel domain-containing protein, yielding MSAEQLRRYIGCRVVDERGHPLGRVVGITHHGDGGASALVSGGPWPWSDGLQVPLDGAATAGGLLQVRPTADLSPAPPATADRAEGSG